In Rhodoferax koreense, a genomic segment contains:
- a CDS encoding glutathione S-transferase N-terminal domain-containing protein, with product MKLIGSLTSPYVRKVRVVMAEKKLDYQFILEDPWSPDTVIRESNPLGKVPCLVMEGGEAIFDSRVIVEYLDTLSPVGKLIPALSRERVEVKTWEALADGLADAGVAARMERVWSERTDAERSQKWIDRQMVKIDASLKAMSRGLADKPYCSGIHLSLSDIAVGCALGWLEFRFPEIAWRTAHPNLAKLQDKLMLRQSFIDTRPA from the coding sequence ATGAAACTCATCGGATCTCTTACCAGTCCCTACGTGCGCAAAGTGCGCGTGGTCATGGCCGAAAAAAAGCTCGATTACCAGTTCATCCTGGAAGATCCCTGGTCGCCGGACACCGTCATCCGCGAATCGAACCCGCTGGGCAAGGTGCCTTGCCTGGTCATGGAAGGTGGCGAGGCGATCTTCGACTCGCGCGTGATCGTGGAATACCTGGACACGCTGTCCCCGGTGGGCAAGCTGATTCCCGCGCTGAGCCGTGAACGGGTCGAGGTCAAGACCTGGGAGGCGCTGGCTGACGGCCTGGCCGATGCCGGCGTGGCCGCGCGGATGGAGCGGGTCTGGAGCGAGCGCACGGATGCGGAACGCAGCCAGAAGTGGATCGACCGGCAGATGGTCAAGATCGACGCCAGCCTCAAGGCCATGAGCCGCGGCCTGGCCGACAAGCCCTATTGCAGCGGCATCCACCTGAGCCTGTCCGACATTGCCGTGGGTTGCGCGCTGGGCTGGCTGGAGTTCCGTTTTCCGGAAATCGCCTGGCGTACGGCGCATCCGAATCTGGCCAAGCTGCAGGACAAATTGATGCTGCGCCAGAGTTTCATCGATACACGGCCTGCATAA
- a CDS encoding long-chain-fatty-acid--CoA ligase, with product MLMTTLTTLTTTSHRDGIVRGCPSTMGHDYQLNTTTLIRHAARTHPEQEIVARRADGGWDRYTYRDCYQRVCRAANALRGLGIGPGDRVGVLDWNSRRHFELYYAIPGLAAVLLQMNLRLGVEDLGYVVTHSQAALIFVDESLLPVAESIAPHVPGVKGWVVMTDKPLSEIRTSLAPLHHHEDLLAAAEPAIDWPMVDEHAAYSACYTTGTTGRPKGVYYSHRAIYLHSMSVAANMGMTLDDCTMLLTPMFHGQCWGLPQAATMMANKIVLPGCYSVEDMRPLADAIMAEGVTITNGAPAIFQPMLQYIETLPVKPDFRRLRMMSGATEPPLPMMIGFHETTGAEVVHGYGATETTPLVALNRLKPTLKQRLCAEAAWDLKRKQGLPVCGVDILLLGADDQALPHDGQAVGEICLRGPWISTSYHDMPDAADRFFNGYWRSGDVGTIDTDGYVKVTDRLKDVIKSGGEWISSIDMENALLGHPAVRDAAVVGIPHPRWQERPLALVVLKPDRQATLQQLHAHLSKTFAKWQLPDRILFVDAIPKTGVGKLDKKVIRAAHANLYAGESPG from the coding sequence ATGCTCATGACCACCTTGACCACCCTGACCACGACATCCCATCGCGACGGCATTGTCCGAGGCTGCCCCTCGACGATGGGACACGACTACCAGCTCAACACGACCACACTGATCCGGCACGCGGCGCGCACGCATCCCGAGCAGGAGATCGTTGCCAGGCGCGCGGACGGCGGCTGGGACCGCTACACCTACCGCGATTGCTACCAGCGTGTGTGCCGCGCGGCCAATGCGCTGCGTGGCCTGGGCATCGGCCCGGGCGACCGCGTGGGCGTGCTCGACTGGAACAGCCGCCGGCACTTCGAGCTCTACTACGCCATCCCGGGTCTTGCCGCCGTGTTGCTGCAGATGAACCTCCGGCTCGGTGTCGAAGACCTGGGCTACGTCGTCACGCACAGCCAGGCCGCGTTGATCTTCGTCGACGAGAGCCTGCTGCCGGTCGCGGAGTCGATCGCGCCGCACGTGCCCGGCGTGAAGGGCTGGGTGGTGATGACCGACAAGCCGCTGTCCGAGATCCGGACCTCGCTGGCACCGCTGCACCACCACGAGGACCTGCTCGCCGCGGCGGAGCCCGCCATCGACTGGCCGATGGTCGATGAACACGCGGCCTACAGCGCCTGCTACACCACCGGCACCACCGGGCGGCCGAAGGGGGTCTATTACTCGCACCGCGCGATCTACCTGCATTCCATGTCGGTGGCCGCGAACATGGGGATGACGCTGGACGACTGCACCATGCTGCTCACCCCGATGTTCCACGGCCAGTGCTGGGGGTTGCCGCAGGCCGCCACCATGATGGCCAACAAGATCGTGCTGCCGGGCTGCTACTCGGTGGAGGACATGAGGCCGCTGGCCGACGCCATCATGGCCGAAGGCGTCACCATCACCAACGGCGCGCCGGCGATCTTCCAGCCGATGCTGCAGTACATCGAGACGCTGCCGGTCAAGCCCGACTTCCGGCGCCTGCGCATGATGTCCGGCGCCACCGAGCCGCCGCTGCCGATGATGATCGGCTTCCACGAGACGACGGGCGCCGAGGTGGTGCACGGCTACGGCGCCACCGAGACCACGCCGCTGGTGGCGCTCAACCGGCTCAAGCCCACGCTCAAGCAACGCCTTTGCGCCGAGGCGGCGTGGGATCTCAAGCGCAAGCAGGGCCTGCCGGTGTGCGGTGTCGACATTCTGCTGCTGGGCGCGGACGACCAGGCCTTGCCGCACGACGGCCAGGCCGTCGGCGAGATCTGCCTGCGCGGCCCGTGGATTTCCACCAGCTACCACGACATGCCCGACGCGGCGGACCGGTTCTTCAACGGCTACTGGCGTTCGGGCGACGTGGGCACCATCGATACCGACGGCTATGTGAAGGTCACCGACCGGCTCAAGGACGTGATCAAGAGCGGCGGCGAATGGATTTCATCGATCGACATGGAAAACGCGCTGCTGGGGCATCCGGCCGTGCGCGACGCGGCGGTCGTGGGCATTCCGCATCCCCGGTGGCAGGAACGGCCGCTGGCGCTGGTGGTCCTGAAGCCGGACCGACAAGCCACGCTGCAGCAGCTGCATGCGCACCTGTCGAAGACTTTCGCCAAATGGCAGTTGCCCGACCGCATCCTGTTCGTGGATGCGATACCGAAGACCGGCGTCGGCAAGCTCGACAAGAAGGTCATCCGCGCGGCCCATGCGAATCTTTACGCCGGCGAATCTCCCGGATAG
- a CDS encoding phosphatidylglycerophosphatase A family protein: MLPSTSAPPPDAAPSRRPSVRFMLSHPAHFIALGFGSGLSPVAPGTAGTLWAWLAYLVLQSYLSSMQMGWLIAASLVVGWWACTVCAQHLRVADPGAIVWDEVVAFWIILWLVMPAGLVGQVAAFALFRFFDAVKPGPVAWADEAFKGFDARGGFGIMFDDLVAAFCTLLVIALWRFW, translated from the coding sequence ATGCTCCCGTCCACATCCGCGCCGCCTCCAGATGCCGCGCCATCGCGCAGACCTTCGGTGCGCTTCATGCTGTCGCATCCCGCGCATTTCATCGCCCTCGGTTTCGGCTCGGGTCTGAGCCCGGTGGCACCGGGCACGGCCGGTACGCTCTGGGCCTGGCTGGCCTACCTGGTACTGCAGTCCTACCTGAGCAGCATGCAGATGGGCTGGCTCATCGCGGCGTCGCTGGTGGTCGGCTGGTGGGCGTGCACGGTGTGTGCGCAGCACCTGCGCGTGGCCGACCCGGGCGCCATCGTCTGGGACGAGGTGGTGGCGTTCTGGATCATCCTCTGGCTGGTGATGCCGGCCGGCCTGGTCGGCCAGGTGGCGGCTTTCGCCTTGTTCCGCTTCTTCGACGCGGTGAAACCCGGGCCGGTGGCCTGGGCCGACGAGGCCTTCAAGGGCTTCGACGCGCGCGGCGGCTTCGGCATCATGTTCGACGACCTGGTGGCGGCCTTCTGCACGCTGCTGGTGATTGCACTCTGGAGGTTCTGGTGA
- a CDS encoding TerC family protein: MEFLSAPWWSALLAIILIDLVLAGDNAIVIALAARSLPTHLQRKAIIWGTVGAIVVRSIMTVGVVWLLKIPGLMLAGGLGLVWIAYKLLSDQSDGEHQGPVANTFWGAMKTIVIADALMGIDNVLGVAGAAHGAFDLVILGLLISVPIVVFGSTMVLKLVERFPIIIQAGAAVLAFTAAKMIVSEPLLDAVFDPPEMIHTAARWAVYAVAVLGVLLAGRWAARRNQQATATEQVANT, translated from the coding sequence ATGGAATTTCTATCGGCGCCCTGGTGGTCGGCCCTGCTGGCCATCATCCTGATCGACCTGGTTCTCGCCGGCGACAACGCCATCGTCATCGCCCTGGCGGCACGCAGCCTGCCCACCCACCTGCAACGCAAGGCCATCATCTGGGGCACGGTCGGCGCCATCGTCGTGCGCTCCATCATGACGGTGGGCGTGGTCTGGCTGCTGAAGATCCCGGGCCTGATGCTGGCCGGCGGCCTCGGCCTCGTCTGGATCGCCTACAAGCTGCTGTCCGATCAGTCGGACGGCGAGCACCAAGGCCCCGTGGCCAACACCTTCTGGGGCGCAATGAAGACCATCGTCATCGCCGATGCGCTGATGGGCATCGACAACGTGCTCGGCGTGGCCGGCGCGGCGCACGGCGCCTTCGACCTGGTCATCCTGGGCCTGCTGATCAGCGTGCCGATCGTGGTCTTCGGCAGCACCATGGTGCTCAAGCTGGTCGAACGCTTCCCGATCATCATCCAGGCCGGCGCCGCCGTGCTGGCCTTCACCGCCGCCAAGATGATCGTCAGCGAGCCGCTGCTCGACGCCGTGTTCGACCCGCCGGAGATGATCCACACCGCCGCACGCTGGGCGGTCTATGCCGTGGCCGTGCTGGGCGTGCTGTTGGCAGGCCGATGGGCCGCCAGGCGCAACCAGCAGGCGACGGCCACGGAGCAGGTCGCCAATACCTGA
- a CDS encoding YaeQ family protein encodes MALKATIFKANLSIADIDHSYYADHALTLARHPSETDERMMVRLVALALNAHRLQTVLGGDGVLAFGAGLSNPDDPDVSLRDFTGQTRLWIEVGQPEDKPIAKACNKADQVLLYAFGHAAEVWWRGIENKLTRLDKLQVWRVPTDAAQALAALAQRSMQLQATVQESALTLSDDQRTVEIECVRWK; translated from the coding sequence ATGGCGCTCAAGGCAACCATCTTCAAGGCGAACCTTTCGATCGCCGACATCGACCACAGCTACTACGCCGATCACGCGCTCACACTCGCCCGCCACCCGAGCGAGACCGACGAGCGCATGATGGTGCGGCTGGTGGCGCTGGCGCTGAACGCGCACCGGCTGCAGACCGTGCTGGGTGGCGACGGCGTGCTGGCCTTCGGCGCCGGCCTGTCGAACCCGGACGACCCGGACGTGAGCCTGCGCGACTTCACCGGCCAGACGCGGCTGTGGATCGAGGTCGGCCAGCCCGAGGACAAACCCATCGCCAAGGCCTGCAACAAGGCCGACCAGGTGCTGCTGTACGCCTTCGGCCATGCGGCCGAAGTGTGGTGGCGCGGCATCGAGAACAAACTCACGCGGCTCGACAAGCTGCAGGTCTGGCGCGTGCCCACCGACGCCGCCCAGGCCCTGGCCGCGCTCGCGCAACGCAGCATGCAGCTGCAGGCGACGGTGCAGGAAAGCGCGCTGACGCTGAGCGACGACCAGCGCACGGTCGAGATCGAATGCGTCCGCTGGAAATAG
- a CDS encoding DUF3717 domain-containing protein: MAGIHITDIEAAINHWREKKPSPDGVTLCAELRALAEVYALMVYYRQDEADEATMPPAARAAWLGWYESTPDTPCIAICSTSQGDDLCKGCGRTFDEVQHWPSMTPGEKRATWRRITLEADAWRFNRYAERAAEGPQPGAVAAEPAEKPPVAP, encoded by the coding sequence ATGGCCGGCATCCACATCACCGATATCGAAGCCGCCATCAACCACTGGCGCGAAAAGAAACCCTCACCCGACGGCGTGACGCTGTGCGCCGAATTGCGCGCGCTGGCCGAGGTGTACGCACTGATGGTCTATTACCGCCAGGACGAAGCCGACGAGGCCACGATGCCGCCTGCCGCCCGCGCAGCCTGGCTGGGCTGGTATGAAAGCACGCCCGACACGCCCTGCATCGCCATCTGCTCCACCAGCCAGGGCGACGATCTGTGCAAGGGCTGCGGCCGCACCTTCGACGAAGTGCAGCACTGGCCGTCGATGACGCCCGGCGAGAAACGCGCCACCTGGCGCCGCATCACGCTCGAAGCCGATGCGTGGCGCTTCAACCGGTACGCCGAACGCGCCGCCGAAGGGCCGCAGCCTGGCGCCGTGGCAGCGGAGCCGGCCGAAAAACCGCCGGTCGCACCCTGA
- the purB gene encoding adenylosuccinate lyase — protein MTFSPISALSPLDGRYAAKLAPLRPLMSEQGYMQRRVQVEVAWFIALSDAGFNEFKPLSPGARTYLLSLVKNFSEADGLAIKDIEKVTNHDVKAVEYWIKSKFEARPELLAAAEFVHFACTSEDINNTSHALQLKGARHQVILPGLDALITKLREMAHAYADVSMLSRTHGQTASPTTVGKEVANVLVRLVAAREKIAAVPLMGKMNGAVGNFNAHLSAWPDFDWEAFSKKVIETPEPLGLGLTFQPYSIQIEPHDYMAELFDALARTNTILIDWSRDVWGYVSLGYFKQRLKAGEIGSSTMPHKVNPIDFENAEGNLGLANALLRHLSEKLPISRWQRDLTDSTVLRNMGVAVGYATLAYASLLTGLNKLEINEEAIADDLDASWEVLAEPIQTVMRRFGVQGAYEKLKEVTRGKTVRAEDLHGLIRSLEIPDAEKERLLAMTPASYVGKAAELARRA, from the coding sequence ATGACTTTCTCACCGATCTCGGCCCTGTCGCCGCTGGACGGCCGCTACGCCGCCAAACTCGCCCCCCTGCGCCCGCTGATGAGCGAACAGGGTTACATGCAACGCCGCGTGCAGGTCGAAGTGGCCTGGTTCATCGCGCTGAGCGACGCCGGTTTCAATGAGTTCAAGCCGTTGAGCCCGGGCGCGCGCACCTACCTGCTGAGCCTGGTGAAGAACTTCAGCGAAGCCGACGGCCTGGCCATCAAGGACATCGAGAAGGTCACCAACCACGACGTGAAGGCCGTCGAATACTGGATCAAGTCCAAGTTCGAGGCCCGGCCCGAACTGCTGGCGGCGGCCGAGTTCGTGCACTTCGCCTGCACCAGCGAAGACATCAACAACACCAGCCACGCGCTGCAGCTCAAGGGTGCGCGCCACCAGGTGATCCTGCCGGGCCTGGACGCGCTCATCACCAAGCTGCGCGAGATGGCGCATGCCTATGCCGATGTGTCCATGCTCAGCCGCACCCATGGCCAGACGGCCAGCCCGACCACGGTGGGCAAGGAAGTGGCCAACGTGCTGGTGCGCCTGGTGGCCGCGCGCGAAAAAATCGCCGCCGTGCCGTTGATGGGCAAGATGAATGGCGCGGTCGGCAACTTCAACGCGCATCTCTCGGCCTGGCCCGACTTCGACTGGGAAGCCTTCAGCAAGAAGGTCATCGAAACGCCCGAGCCGCTGGGCCTGGGCCTGACCTTCCAGCCCTACAGCATCCAGATCGAGCCGCACGACTACATGGCCGAGCTGTTCGACGCGCTGGCGCGCACCAACACCATCCTCATCGACTGGTCGCGCGACGTCTGGGGCTACGTGAGCCTGGGCTACTTCAAGCAACGCCTGAAGGCCGGCGAGATCGGCTCCAGCACCATGCCGCACAAGGTCAACCCGATCGATTTCGAGAACGCCGAAGGCAACCTGGGCCTGGCCAACGCACTGCTGCGCCATCTGAGCGAAAAGCTGCCGATCAGCCGCTGGCAGCGCGACCTGACCGATTCCACCGTGTTGCGCAACATGGGTGTGGCCGTGGGCTACGCCACGCTGGCCTACGCTTCGCTGCTGACCGGGCTGAACAAGCTCGAGATCAACGAGGAAGCCATCGCCGACGACCTGGATGCGTCGTGGGAAGTGCTGGCCGAGCCGATCCAGACCGTGATGCGCCGCTTCGGCGTGCAGGGCGCCTACGAGAAACTCAAGGAAGTAACGCGCGGCAAGACCGTGCGCGCCGAAGATCTGCATGGGCTGATCCGTTCGCTGGAGATTCCAGATGCCGAGAAGGAACGCCTGCTGGCGATGACGCCGGCGAGCTACGTGGGCAAGGCGGCCGAGCTGGCGCGCCGGGCCTGA
- a CDS encoding putative signal transducing protein: MLRLVQAPNIALATLWVDTLLEAGIAASVQRQYLGAAAGHLPPDQCLPEIWLRHEEQEDRARALLDDLQHLPQRLWWCHCGEKVEGGFEQCWRCGALMPG; the protein is encoded by the coding sequence ATGCTGCGACTGGTCCAGGCGCCCAACATCGCCCTGGCCACGCTGTGGGTCGATACCTTGCTGGAGGCCGGCATCGCCGCCTCGGTGCAGCGCCAGTACCTCGGCGCCGCGGCCGGCCATCTGCCCCCGGATCAGTGCCTGCCCGAGATCTGGCTGCGGCACGAGGAGCAGGAAGACCGTGCACGGGCCCTGCTCGACGACCTGCAGCATCTGCCCCAGCGCCTGTGGTGGTGCCACTGCGGCGAAAAGGTGGAGGGTGGCTTCGAGCAGTGCTGGCGGTGCGGGGCTTTGATGCCCGGTTGA
- a CDS encoding CinA family protein, which translates to MAAAESCTGGLIAGACTDLAGSSGWFERGFVTYSNEAKSEMLGVDPALIATHGAVSEPVARAMAAGALRHSNAQVSVAVTGVAGPTGGSVEKPVGTVWFGWSIRGILTSERKLFDGDRAAIRQATVRHALRRLRDLVAAAPD; encoded by the coding sequence ATGGCCGCGGCCGAGAGCTGCACCGGCGGCCTGATCGCCGGCGCCTGCACCGACCTGGCGGGCTCGAGCGGTTGGTTCGAACGCGGCTTCGTCACCTACTCCAACGAAGCCAAGAGCGAAATGCTCGGCGTCGACCCGGCGCTCATCGCCACCCACGGCGCGGTCAGCGAACCCGTGGCCCGGGCCATGGCGGCCGGCGCGCTGCGGCATTCGAATGCGCAGGTCTCGGTGGCGGTGACCGGTGTGGCCGGCCCGACCGGCGGCAGCGTGGAGAAACCGGTGGGTACGGTGTGGTTCGGCTGGTCGATCCGCGGCATCCTGACCAGCGAGAGGAAGTTGTTCGACGGCGATCGCGCCGCCATCCGCCAGGCGACGGTGCGGCATGCGTTGCGGCGGTTGCGCGATCTTGTGGCGGCCGCGCCGGATTGA
- a CDS encoding CaiB/BaiF CoA transferase family protein, producing MMVQSFPPLHGVRIVEFEGIGPGPLAARMLADMGADVTTLVRPGAAVVNESLGVAGENPLRRGKRVEQVDLKSTAGLARALDLVADADALVEGNRPGVMERLGVGPAPCAARNPRLVYGRMTGWGQCGPLAQAAGHDLNYVALTGLLSLAAPAGQAPRVPPTVVGDACGALGLAFGIACALFEARQSGRGRVVDAAIVDIVAMLGTLVQWIRGGGQIDGAQPSPFHDSPFYDSYACADGGFITVAALEPQFYALLLDKLGLADVDPARQHDKAAWPALKARMAARFRSQPRAHWCALLEGSDACFAPVLSLAEAAHHPHNVARGIYAPGADGAIAVAAAPRFAPL from the coding sequence ATGATGGTCCAAAGTTTTCCCCCCTTGCACGGCGTGCGCATCGTCGAGTTCGAAGGCATCGGCCCGGGGCCGCTGGCCGCCCGCATGCTCGCGGACATGGGTGCTGACGTGACGACGCTCGTGCGGCCCGGTGCGGCGGTGGTCAACGAAAGCCTCGGTGTCGCGGGCGAGAACCCGTTGCGGCGCGGCAAGCGCGTGGAACAGGTCGACCTGAAATCGACGGCGGGCCTGGCCCGGGCGCTGGACCTCGTGGCCGACGCCGACGCCCTGGTCGAAGGCAACCGCCCCGGCGTCATGGAGCGCCTGGGCGTAGGCCCGGCGCCATGCGCGGCGCGCAACCCACGCCTGGTCTACGGCCGCATGACCGGATGGGGCCAGTGCGGGCCGCTCGCGCAGGCGGCCGGCCATGACCTCAATTACGTGGCGCTGACCGGGCTGCTGTCGCTCGCGGCCCCCGCGGGGCAGGCGCCCAGGGTGCCGCCCACCGTCGTCGGCGACGCCTGCGGTGCGTTGGGACTGGCGTTCGGCATCGCATGTGCATTGTTCGAGGCGCGCCAGAGCGGGCGCGGCCGCGTGGTCGATGCCGCCATCGTGGACATCGTGGCGATGCTGGGCACGCTGGTGCAGTGGATTCGCGGCGGCGGGCAGATCGACGGCGCGCAGCCCAGCCCGTTCCACGACTCGCCGTTCTACGACAGCTACGCATGCGCCGACGGCGGCTTCATCACCGTCGCGGCGCTCGAGCCGCAGTTCTATGCGCTGTTGCTCGACAAGCTCGGGCTTGCGGATGTCGACCCGGCCCGCCAGCACGACAAGGCCGCCTGGCCCGCGCTCAAGGCGCGGATGGCCGCCCGTTTTCGCAGCCAACCGCGCGCGCACTGGTGCGCCCTGCTCGAAGGCAGCGACGCGTGTTTCGCGCCCGTGCTGAGCCTGGCCGAGGCCGCGCACCATCCGCACAACGTCGCGCGCGGCATCTATGCCCCTGGCGCGGACGGCGCCATCGCCGTCGCCGCCGCGCCGCGCTTCGCCCCCCTGTGA